DNA from Pseudomonadota bacterium:
ATATCCAGCTCATTAGAACATTGCTTGATATTGGGCAGACCCATACCTGCACCGAAACCCATTTCACGAACTTCATTGGGAGCTGTCGAATATCCTTCTTTCATGGCCAATTCAATATCGGGAATACCTTCTCCAACATCTTCCGATAAAACAACCACCTGGTCCGGAGCGATAATGATCTTGATTTCTCCGTGATTTGAATGAATAACTATGTTCATTGCTGCCTCATAAACAATAATGGCAATATTTTTTACAATTTCCTGTTTTAATCCTAACTGCTGAAGAGCCTTTTTTG
Protein-coding regions in this window:
- a CDS encoding ATP-binding protein, encoding MHERKGVVSSPCQPAANKPQLTLRFKIDEKDFLIAGESASKTKKALQQLGLKQEIVKNIAIIVYEAAMNIVIHSNHGEIKIIIAPDQVVVLSEDVGEGIPDIELAMKEGYSTAPNEVREMGFGAGMGLPNIKQCSNELDIKTTIGFGTTLRATIYLNPADTKQVETGTMYV